From Hermetia illucens chromosome 6, iHerIll2.2.curated.20191125, whole genome shotgun sequence, one genomic window encodes:
- the LOC119658985 gene encoding protein fem-1 homolog CG6966 — protein MTHQTIMDYKVLVFNAARDNNLVQLKSCFYGRSQAEICMLVSAKTGGATPLVIACRHGHYDIVDFLLTKCNADAEQVGSVTFDGETIEDAPPLWCAAAAGHLGIVKLLVKRKANVNSTTRTNSTPLRAACFDGHFEIVKYLIKSGADFEVANRHGHTCLMIACYKGHYRIAEYLLSLKANVNRRSVKGNTALHDCAESGSLEILKLLLEHGATMDVDSYGMTPLLAASVTGHLPIVEHLITLPTVKRQDRIAALELLAATYVDKKRDMLSALSLWRRAMVERYGQVPKIPKIINEPIAAYDYAVEFNDINALDDLAMDPDEMRMQALVIRERILGPAHPDTSYYIRYRGAHYADAGRFDRCIELWTYALTMQQSILEPLSPMTQSSLLSFAELFSFMSGQAGRPVTRGRVVPPIETDDMLLIFGKAVQEVELGQKMFESLPDSEQDQNALSRVLVSALHLACLLARLVDDKDCCKLVKQRILSAIYKLISLKVVFRSGRTALHLACYREAALVGRYPECQFPSAQLAKALLMVGADPNAKDEAGNTPLHLAALSRPCNKSLAQTLLEHGAHLDTTNADGDTFETLLQNQRIHDIINPVKYTRLSCLAARAVKKHGIPYANRVPRTLHDFIETH, from the exons TCATGCTTCTATGGACGTTCACAAGCCGAAATTTGTATGCTTGTATCAGCAAAAACAGGTGGTGCAACCCCACTAGTGATAGCCTGTCGACATGGCCATTATGATATTGTCGATTTTTTATTAACCAAATGTAATGCAGACGCCGAACAGGTTGGATCAGTGACTTTCGATGGTGAAACGATAGAGGATGCACCGCCTTTGTGGTGTGCTGCTGCAGCAGGACATCTAGGAATAGTTAAATTATTAGTTAAACGTAAGGCTAATGTGAATAGTACGACACGAACAAATTCAACACCACTGCGAGCAGCATGTTTCGATGGACATTTTGAAATagtcaaatatttaattaaGAGTGGAGCAG atttcgaAGTAGCAAACAGACATGGTCACACATGTCTAATGATAGCCTGTTACAAAGGGCACTATCGAATCGCTGAGTACTTACTATCCCTAAAAGCGAATGTGAACCGACGTAGCGTGAAGGGAAATACAGCCCTTCACGATTGTGCCGAATCGGgttctttagaaattttaaaattactcCTAGAACATGGTGCCACGATGGATGTAGATTCTTACGGTATGACACCATTGTTGGCGGCAAGTGTAACAGGACATTTACCGATCGTAGAACATTTAATTACATTACCAACTGTGAAACGCCAAGATAGAATAGCCGCCTTAGAATTATTAGCTGCCACATATGTAGATAAGAAACGTGATATGTTGAGTGCCCTCTCCTTGTGGCGACGTGCCATGGTGGAGCGTTATGGACAAGTACCAAAGATACCAAAGATTATCAACGAACCGATAGCTGCCTATGACTATGCTGTAGAATTTAATGATATTAATGCATTAGATGATTTGGCTATGGACCCGGATGAAATGAGGATGCAGGCGTTAGTGATACGAGAGAGAATACTTGGACCAGCACATCCAGACACAAGTTACTATATCAGATACAG AGGTGCACACTACGCTGATGCTGGACGTTTTGATCGTTGCATAGAACTGTGGACATATGCTCTTACAATGCAACAAAGTATTCTCGAACCACTCAGTCCAATGACGCAATCATCGCTCCTATCCTTCGCGGAACTATTTAGCTTTATGTCAGGTCAAGCTGGACGACCTGTAACCCGAGGTCGAGTAGTACCACCAATTGAAACAGATGATATGCTTTTAATATTCGGAAAGGCAGTTCaagaagttgaacttg gtcaaaaaatgtttgaatccctTCCCGATTCCGAGCAAGATCAGAATGCCCTTAGTCGTGTTCTTGTGAGCGCTTTGCATCTTGCCTGCCTTTTAGCTCGTCTAGTCGATGATAAAGACTGTTGTAAATTAGTTAAGCAACGTATTCTCTCCGCCATTTATAAATTGATAAGCCTTAAAGTTGTATTTCGTTCGGGAAGGACAGCGTTGCACTTAGCATGCTATCGGGAGGCAGCATTAGTTGGTCGCTATCCAGAATGTCAATTCCCTTCAGCGCAATTGGCCAAAGCATTGTTGATGGTTGGAGCTGATCCGAATGCAAAAGATGAGGCAGGCAATACCCCATTACATTTAGCGGCATTATCAAGGCCATGCAATAAATCATTGGCGCAAACACTGCTTGAGCACGGTGCACATTTG GATACCACAAATGCGGACGGTGACACCTTCGAAACTCTCCTACAAAATCAACGAATACACGACATTATCAATCCAGTAAAATACACGAGACTGAGTTGTTTAGCAGCGCGCGCCGTAAAGAAGCACGGAATTCCCTATGCGAATCGAGTACCCCGCACCTTACACGATTTCATCGAAACACATTGA